In Streptomyces sp. NBC_01439, the following are encoded in one genomic region:
- a CDS encoding S8 family peptidase, with product MRLLARLATAVLLTVTPVAAGTASAAAPEPTPAPLHTSANAISGSYIVSLDKKVAPAAFAKRLGLTAKFTYTKTINGFAASLTAEQLKTVRGTAGVASVTQDATVTVPPTPVKGVGTKSPSNSWGLDRIDQRFLPLDGNFSANRSGQGVTAYIVDSGIDYRHPDFEGRARPGFDAIGGGLNGGDCNGHGTHVAGTVGGSTFGVARKVTLVSVRVLGCDNRGSWAGIIAGFDWVANNIRQPAVLNASLGGGRLEAVNAAATAVSDRGVLPVIAAGNDNIDACRVSPASAERVVTVGATNRFDEETDFSNWGTCLDLYAPGKDIISARLGGGSVALDGTSMAAPHVTGVAALYKSEHPNALPAEVTDFLDEVSTKDIVQNLSADSPNKLLFTDGL from the coding sequence ATGCGTCTGCTCGCACGTCTGGCCACCGCTGTCCTCCTCACCGTCACTCCCGTCGCGGCCGGTACGGCCTCCGCCGCGGCCCCGGAGCCGACCCCGGCGCCGCTCCACACGTCCGCGAACGCCATCTCGGGCAGCTACATCGTCAGCCTCGACAAGAAGGTGGCCCCGGCGGCGTTCGCGAAGCGGCTGGGCCTGACGGCGAAGTTCACCTACACCAAGACGATCAACGGCTTCGCGGCGTCCCTCACGGCGGAGCAGCTGAAGACCGTCCGTGGGACGGCCGGTGTGGCGTCCGTGACGCAGGATGCGACGGTGACCGTGCCGCCGACCCCCGTGAAGGGGGTCGGGACCAAGTCGCCCTCCAACTCCTGGGGCCTGGACCGCATCGACCAGCGGTTCCTGCCGCTGGACGGCAACTTCAGCGCCAACCGCAGTGGGCAGGGCGTGACGGCGTACATCGTCGACAGCGGCATCGACTACCGGCACCCCGACTTCGAGGGCCGTGCACGGCCGGGCTTCGACGCGATCGGGGGCGGCCTCAACGGCGGGGACTGCAACGGCCACGGCACGCACGTCGCGGGCACGGTCGGCGGTTCGACCTTCGGCGTGGCGCGCAAGGTGACCCTGGTCAGCGTCCGGGTCCTCGGCTGTGACAACCGGGGTTCCTGGGCGGGCATCATCGCGGGCTTCGACTGGGTGGCCAACAACATCCGGCAGCCGGCCGTCCTGAACGCCTCGCTGGGCGGCGGCCGGCTCGAAGCGGTCAACGCGGCCGCGACCGCCGTGTCCGACCGGGGCGTGCTGCCGGTCATCGCGGCGGGCAACGACAACATCGACGCCTGCCGGGTCTCGCCCGCCTCCGCCGAGCGCGTGGTGACGGTCGGCGCGACGAACCGCTTCGACGAGGAGACCGACTTCTCGAACTGGGGCACCTGCCTGGACCTCTACGCCCCCGGCAAGGACATCATCTCGGCGCGTCTGGGCGGCGGCAGCGTGGCCCTGGACGGTACGTCCATGGCCGCGCCGCACGTCACCGGTGTGGCCGCGCTCTACAAGTCGGAGCACCCGAACGCGCTGCCGGC
- a CDS encoding protease inhibitor I9 family protein has product MRNRLKRVLPAAVTALAAVATPAPAATTDVPEPVPHTAPADHATYVVTVREGVDPAEVAERVGVTPVHVYRTVLHGFSARLSPAQVEALREMPDVETVEEDRGATGFGTGTGTGF; this is encoded by the coding sequence ATGCGCAACCGCCTGAAGCGAGTCCTGCCCGCGGCCGTCACCGCACTGGCCGCCGTCGCCACGCCCGCGCCCGCGGCCACCACCGACGTGCCGGAACCCGTACCGCACACGGCCCCCGCCGACCACGCCACGTACGTCGTCACCGTGCGGGAGGGCGTCGACCCGGCCGAGGTGGCCGAGCGCGTCGGCGTCACCCCGGTCCACGTCTACCGCACCGTCCTGCACGGCTTCTCCGCCCGGCTCAGCCCCGCCCAGGTCGAGGCCCTGCGCGAGATGCCGGACGTCGAGACCGTGGAGGAGGACAGGGGGGCCACCGGCTTCGGCACCGGCACCGGCACCGGCTTCTGA
- a CDS encoding protease inhibitor I9 family protein gives MRIRLSRALPVAVAVLAAVAALPVAAATAEVREPVPHTAPAADHATYIVTVREDSDPAEVADRVGATPMHIYRAVLHGFSARLSPEQVEALREMPDVEYVEADGRATGDGAFGNGQYGRWGLSDA, from the coding sequence ATGCGCATCCGCCTGAGCCGAGCCCTGCCCGTGGCCGTCGCCGTACTGGCCGCCGTCGCCGCCCTGCCCGTCGCCGCGGCCACCGCCGAGGTGCGGGAACCCGTACCGCACACGGCCCCCGCCGCCGACCACGCCACGTACATCGTCACCGTGCGGGAAGACAGCGACCCGGCCGAGGTGGCGGACCGGGTCGGCGCCACCCCGATGCACATCTACCGCGCCGTCCTGCACGGCTTCTCCGCCCGGCTCAGCCCCGAACAGGTCGAGGCCCTGCGCGAGATGCCCGACGTCGAGTACGTCGAGGCGGACGGCCGGGCCACCGGGGACGGCGCCTTCGGCAACGGCCAGTACGGGAGGTGGGGGCTCTCGGACGCGTGA
- a CDS encoding S8 family peptidase yields MRLLARLAAAALLTVPPVAAGTASAAAPEPTPAPLKTAANPVPGEYIVTLEKGVDAAGAAQELGLEPSFVYTSALNGFAVPLTPLQLTTVRNSPGVASVEEDATVRPVPRPSTVTGTRVPANSWGLDRIDQEKLPLDNDFTVAGDGAGVTAYILDTGIDYQHSEFGGPAGTRAAFGFDAVDGGRDGQDCNGHGTHVAGTVAGQTYGVARRANVVSVRVLSCDGTGTFSGIIAGLDWVARNARQPAVLNVSLGGDRSEAVNNSANAVTDAGVLPIVAAGNSAKDACLVSPASAPKAFTVAASDRSDEESSFSNHGECVSLYAPGEDIVSAQLDGGSISHSGTSMAAPHVTGVAALYKAANPTAAPQAVADFLKDRSTKDVLSGVSPLTPNRLLFTGGL; encoded by the coding sequence ATGCGCCTGCTCGCCCGCCTGGCCGCCGCCGCCCTCCTCACCGTCCCCCCGGTCGCCGCTGGTACGGCCTCCGCCGCGGCCCCGGAGCCGACCCCGGCGCCGCTGAAGACCGCCGCCAACCCGGTGCCCGGCGAGTACATCGTGACGTTGGAGAAGGGGGTGGACGCGGCCGGGGCCGCGCAGGAGCTGGGCCTGGAGCCCTCGTTCGTCTACACCTCGGCGCTCAACGGCTTCGCCGTCCCGCTGACCCCGCTCCAGCTGACGACCGTCCGCAACAGCCCGGGGGTGGCCTCGGTGGAGGAGGACGCGACGGTCCGGCCCGTCCCGCGGCCGAGCACCGTGACCGGCACCCGGGTCCCGGCGAACTCGTGGGGCCTGGACCGGATCGACCAGGAGAAGCTGCCGCTGGACAACGACTTCACCGTCGCGGGCGACGGCGCCGGCGTGACCGCCTACATCCTCGACACCGGCATCGACTACCAGCACAGCGAGTTCGGCGGGCCGGCCGGCACCCGTGCCGCCTTCGGCTTCGACGCCGTCGACGGCGGGCGCGACGGCCAGGACTGCAACGGCCACGGCACGCACGTCGCGGGCACGGTCGCCGGACAGACGTACGGAGTGGCGCGCCGGGCCAACGTGGTCAGCGTCCGCGTTCTCAGCTGCGACGGCACGGGCACCTTCTCCGGGATCATCGCGGGCCTGGACTGGGTGGCCAGGAACGCCCGGCAGCCGGCGGTCCTGAACGTCTCCTTGGGCGGGGACAGGTCCGAAGCGGTGAACAACTCCGCCAACGCGGTCACCGACGCGGGTGTGCTGCCGATCGTGGCGGCGGGCAACTCCGCGAAGGACGCCTGCCTGGTCTCCCCGGCCTCCGCGCCGAAGGCCTTCACGGTGGCGGCGAGCGACCGGTCCGACGAGGAGAGCTCCTTCTCCAACCACGGCGAGTGCGTCTCCCTCTACGCGCCGGGCGAGGACATCGTCTCCGCCCAGCTCGACGGCGGCAGCATCTCCCACAGCGGCACCTCGATGGCCGCGCCGCACGTGACCGGTGTCGCGGCCCTCTACAAGGCCGCGAACCCGACGGCGGCTCCGCAAGCCGTCGCCGATTTCCTCAAGGACAGGTCCACCAAGGACGTCCTGAGCGGTGTCAGCCCGCTCACCCCGAACCGCCTGCTCTTCACCGGCGGGCTCTGA